In one window of Vibrio sp. DW001 DNA:
- a CDS encoding DUF6500 family protein → MRKSLRDKVITVCNKKIEQKGDVVGVSFYAFFANKNDDPELLMEAATWWIKTHKLNHFEKAKKIIAMVESGQ, encoded by the coding sequence ATGCGTAAATCATTAAGAGACAAAGTCATAACCGTTTGCAACAAAAAAATAGAACAGAAAGGCGATGTGGTGGGCGTTTCATTTTATGCTTTCTTTGCCAATAAAAATGATGACCCCGAGTTACTTATGGAAGCGGCTACATGGTGGATTAAAACTCATAAACTAAACCATTTCGAAAAAGCCAAAAAAATCATTGCGATGGTTGAATCCGGTCAATAA
- a CDS encoding type II secretion system protein codes for MKHKQGFTLIELVVVIIILGILAVVAAPRFLNLQTEARIASVQALTGALNSGASLVHSKAAVDGLDTGNAELDVNDDGTEDISLRAGYPRVKSDCANFIEDMGYWVSLDFSFTCNTDNDSDWYGYASQNIFYFLPSGFSSIDEQCYVTYTTASEYDSTSGTWIDTSSATIISTTDGC; via the coding sequence ATGAAACACAAACAAGGTTTCACACTCATAGAACTTGTCGTCGTGATTATCATACTCGGTATCCTAGCCGTTGTCGCCGCGCCAAGATTTTTAAATCTTCAAACTGAAGCACGAATAGCTAGCGTACAAGCGTTAACTGGTGCATTAAATTCAGGGGCCTCATTAGTTCATTCCAAAGCGGCGGTAGATGGTTTAGATACAGGCAATGCCGAGCTTGATGTAAACGATGACGGTACAGAAGATATTTCGTTGCGAGCAGGATACCCAAGAGTAAAATCAGATTGCGCGAATTTCATAGAAGACATGGGATATTGGGTTTCTCTCGATTTTAGCTTTACCTGTAATACCGACAACGATTCGGACTGGTATGGCTACGCGAGTCAGAATATATTCTACTTTCTACCGAGTGGGTTCTCTAGCATCGATGAACAGTGTTACGTGACATATACCACCGCTTCTGAATATGACAGCACTTCTGGAACGTGGATAGATACGAGTTCCGCCACTATTATATCCACTACTGATGGTTGCTAA
- a CDS encoding DUF3316 domain-containing protein produces the protein MKNLTILAATVLMSASAFAGNQTVYSETNLLTAGFESKAAAYEAGFDYVDALETASHSELHFKLAPIGESKVTNLKIDDTVVNIEEFSEVRGEISYRAIVNVDYHFDSREGRND, from the coding sequence ATGAAAAATTTAACTATTTTAGCAGCAACTGTATTAATGAGCGCATCAGCATTTGCCGGCAATCAAACGGTTTATAGCGAAACAAACCTATTAACAGCGGGTTTTGAGTCTAAAGCGGCTGCGTATGAAGCAGGTTTTGATTATGTCGATGCACTAGAAACCGCATCCCATTCTGAATTGCATTTCAAACTGGCACCAATCGGAGAAAGCAAAGTAACTAATCTTAAAATTGACGACACGGTTGTTAATATTGAAGAATTTTCTGAAGTTCGTGGTGAAATCTCATATCGCGCTATCGTAAATGTTGATTACCATTTTGATTCTCGCGAAGGCAGAAACGACTAA